The genomic interval AACTTCACTGTGGGCAGGAATTCCGGTCACGTCGCTGTGGAACTCGGCCGTAAAGCGATCGCCCTTGAGGGCCTGATCATAGTAAGTCTGCCAGCGATCGCGCTCTGACGGCGGTAGACAGTCCAGATGGTTCATGCCAACCTGAATATCACGACCATAGGCCGCCACAAACTGCTGCTGAAAGACTAAGTTGAGGGTGGTAATACTATAGTGCGGGTCAATCGACCACACGGCATCCTGCGTGTTTTCAATCAGGGCCAGTAAATTGGACACCTGCCGGCGTAACTCCGACTCTGCCTGAGTTCGCATGACTTGGTCATAGTCGCTGACATCGCTGGTAGACACCATGCTCTCCTCTGATCGCGAAACATATGGATTCTAATCAGTCTCGGCCTTGGCTGTTGTTCACAGCCCGCCACGACATCGCAATGTTACTAGGGGATGACAGTAGGGGATGACAGTAGATGACAGATGACCCTAAGTCCTGCAACCCTGATTGACGGGCAAAACTCCTGCGACCCTGATTCTTTTGTCGGTTGGTTTAGCGTCAGCCAAGGGAATCTAAGCATTGGATTGAGCAACGGGAAACCCAGCCTACGTCAAAAGATGAGTCAGTCAACCAGCTTTCAACCTTCAGATTGTGGTGCCTACCGGAGGTGCTTGCCCGAGGCAGGATTAATGGGTATCTCAAATGGATATCTCAATTAAAACGCTAGTCCACGATCCCTTAACGTACTAAGTCTGATTTGTATTATTCCAGGTTCCTTAGGTCTAGCGTCTCATAGAAGGCTGAGAATGGTCTACTGCGTTGTTGGACAGAGGGAAAAACCTGTTGATTTGCGAACCCTCTAGCTAGAAATCTAGTTGGAAACACGGATATTTTGCCCTCAGGGGTGATCCAGAGCATGGCAGTCTCATCCATAGAGCGATCGCCATAGCATAGAATGGATTGTAAACGGATCGTCACACTTTAGCGAGGCTGACCCTTGCTTGCCATATCCCGGTCATTGCGTCTGCCGATCTGCCCGCTCGCTATACCCATCCTCCGGAAAACCAGAGAAACACTATGCTGCGTCTAGAACATATCTGCAAAATTTATCCAACTGGTGAAGTTCTCAAAGATGTGAACTGGGAGGTGAAAACGGGCGATCGCATTGGCTTGGTAGGGGTCAATGGAGCTGGCAAGTCCACCCAGTTGCGGATTATTTCGGGAGAGGAAACGCCTACGGCTGGGGAGGTGATTCGTCCCAATAATCTGCATATTGCTCACCTCACCCAAGAATTTGAGGTTGATCCCAGCCGTACGGTGCGGGAAGAGTTTTGGACGGTGTTTGATGAGGCCAATCGGGTGCAGCTCAAGCTGACCGATGTGCAGCATCAGATGCAGTCGGCGGATCCCCAGCAACTGGATGATTTGATTCATGAGATGGATCGGCTGCAGCGTCGCTTTGAGTCCCTGGATGGTTACGGTCTAGAAGCCCGCATTGAAAAGATTTTGCCGGAGATGGGGTTTGGTGCTGAAGATGGCGATCGCCTCGTCAGTGCTTTCAGCGGTGGCTGGCAGATGCGCATGAGTTTGGGAAAAATTCTGCTGCAAAGTCCAGATCTGTTGCTGCTGGATGAACCGACCAACCATTTGGATTTGGAAACCATTGAGTGGCTGGAAATTTACCTGAAGGCCCTGAATACGCCGATCGTGATCGTGTCCCATGACCGGGAGTTTCTCGATCGCCTCTGCACCCAAATTGTGGAGACTGAGCGGGGTGTGTCTACCACCTATCTAGGCAACTACAGCGCCTATTTGGCTCAGAAAGAAGAAGCTCAACTAGCTCAGCTCAGCGCCTACGAACGGCAGCAAAAGGAACTGGAGAAGCAGCAGGCCTTTGTCGATCGCTTTCGGGCTAGCGCTACCCGCAGCACCCAGGCCAAGAGCCGGGAAAAGCAACTAGACAAGGTGGAGCGCATTGAGGCTCCGACAGGACATTTGCGATCGCTGCGGTTTCAGTTTCCCCCCGCGCCGCGCAGTGGTCGGGAAGTGGTGCGTATCGAAGATTTGGTCTATGCCCACAATGAAGACATTTTGTTCCTCGGGGCCAATTTGTTGATTGAGAGGGGCGATCGCATTGCTTTTCTAGGGCCCAACGGCTGCGGTAAGTCCACCCTGCTGCGTTTGATCATGGGCATGATTAAGCCGGATGAGGGAACGGTTGCCATCGGCGAACACCAGGTGATCCCCAGCTATTTTGAGCAAAACCAAGCGGAAGCGTTAGATCTATCTAAAACCGTGCTCGACACCATCCACGATGAAGTGCCGGACTGGACGAATGAAGAAGTGCGGACGCTGTTGGGGACGTTTTTGTTCAGCAAAGACACGGTCTTTAAGTCGGTTGAATCCTTGAGCGGTGGCGAAAAGGCTCGACTGGCTCTGGCAAAAATGCTGCTGCGCTCGGCTAATTTATTGATTCTCGATGAGCCCACCAACCACTTGGATATTCCCGCCAAGGAGATGCTGGAAGAGGCCCTGTGTCAGTACGATGGCACGCTGGTGTTGGTCTCCCATGACCGGTATTTCATCTCCAAGGTGGCCACCAAAATTGTGGAAATCCGCGACGGCGAACTGCGGCTGTATCGGGGTGACTACCACTACTATCTAGATCGCCTAGCCGAGGAAAAAGAGAAAGCTAGACTGGAAGCGATCGCCGCCGAGAAGGTAGCCAAGGCAGAAGCGAAGCGCGACAAGCAAAAGCAAAAACAGCAGTCAAAACGCTCCTAAGTTGCGATCCCCACCGGATCATGCCTGCAACTCTAGTATATTTACCCAGAATTGCTCTCCTTCTGGGGCAGGCAAGCCATGGTTGACCTACGGGGAGCTGGGCGCAATGAGCTGATAGAGGCTTGATTTTAGACTGTTTCAAAGGATACGTTTCGCTATATGCTTAGAGCATCATGGCTCGATCCGCGCTAGATCCACCCTGAAACGTCTTGCGTCACATCCCCAATTAGGGATACATTCTCGATGGTACGGTTGCTGCGCAATTTCACGATCGCACAGCAAGACTTAAAACATTTAGCACTAGTAGATAGGGACGATCCACATGGTACAAGAGCCGATCTCTCCAGTGGTTCTAGTCATCTTAGATGGTTGGGGGTATCGTGAAGAGGCCGATGGCAATGCGATCGCCGCTGCCCGTACCCCTGTCATGGATGCACTCTGGGCAACATATCCCAGCACCCTAATTCGCACCTCAGGCAAAGACGTTGGACTGCCGGGGGGGCAAATGGGGAACTCTGAAGTCGGTCACCTGAATATCGGTGCAGGTCGGGTGGTTCCTCAAGAGCTGGTGAGAATTACAGACTCCATTGAAGATGGCACCTTTCTCAGTAACGCCGCCTTAGTTCGTGTATGCCAACAGGTGCAGCAGTCGGGAGGCAAGCTGCATGTGATGGGCTTGTGCTCGGAGGGCGGTGTGCATTCCCACACCGAACACCTCTATGGGTTGCTAGAACTGGCTAAGGATCAAAACCTGACCGATGTTTGCATCCACGCCATTATGGATGGACGTGACACGATGCCTACCGATGGGTTGGCGATGATCCAACGTATGCAACAAAGGGTTCAAGCTATCGGGCTTGGACGCATTGTCACCATTAGCGGTCGTTACTATGCCATGGATCGCGATCGCCGCTGGGATCGGGTGAAGCGCGCCTATGATGTCATGACCCACGACAGCCCCTCGGTAGAGCAATCTGCCACGGAGGTGCTGCAAGCCTCCTACGACAATGGGATCACCGATGAATTTATCGATCCGGTGCGCATTGCTCCTGGATCCATTGAGCCCGGTGATGGCGTAATTTTCTTTAACTTCCGTCCTGACCGGGCTAGGCAGCTCACCCAGGTCTTTGTGGATCCAGCCTTCCAAGGTTTTGAACGGACGCTGATTACGCCCTTGGCCTTTGGCACCTTCACGCAATATGACGCCCACTTTGATGTGCAGGTGGCCTTCGAGCCCCAAAACCTCAACAACATCTTGGGTGAAGTGGTAGCCAATCACGGGCTGCGCCAGTTTCGTACTGCCGAAACAGAGAAGTATGCCCACGTCACCTATTTCTTCAACGGCGGTATTGAAGATCCGCTGGAGGGAGAAGATCGGGAGTTGGTGCAGAGCCCCATGGTGGCGACCTACGATCGCGCTCCGGCTATGTCGGCCCAGGCTGTCACGGATGTGGTGGCGGCGGCGCT from Leptolyngbya sp. CCY15150 carries:
- the gpmI gene encoding 2,3-bisphosphoglycerate-independent phosphoglycerate mutase, which codes for MVQEPISPVVLVILDGWGYREEADGNAIAAARTPVMDALWATYPSTLIRTSGKDVGLPGGQMGNSEVGHLNIGAGRVVPQELVRITDSIEDGTFLSNAALVRVCQQVQQSGGKLHVMGLCSEGGVHSHTEHLYGLLELAKDQNLTDVCIHAIMDGRDTMPTDGLAMIQRMQQRVQAIGLGRIVTISGRYYAMDRDRRWDRVKRAYDVMTHDSPSVEQSATEVLQASYDNGITDEFIDPVRIAPGSIEPGDGVIFFNFRPDRARQLTQVFVDPAFQGFERTLITPLAFGTFTQYDAHFDVQVAFEPQNLNNILGEVVANHGLRQFRTAETEKYAHVTYFFNGGIEDPLEGEDRELVQSPMVATYDRAPAMSAQAVTDVVAAALAKQIYSLVVINYANPDMVGHTGNIDAAVQAIETVDHCLGELLDRVGKVGGTTIIIADHGNAEYMWDEHKNPWTAHTTNPVPFILVEGERRKVPGHGADVVLRSDGRLADVAPTILQLLGLPQPEEMTGKSMIDSAAMDVRPNRTPVRLSI
- a CDS encoding ABC-F family ATP-binding cassette domain-containing protein: MLRLEHICKIYPTGEVLKDVNWEVKTGDRIGLVGVNGAGKSTQLRIISGEETPTAGEVIRPNNLHIAHLTQEFEVDPSRTVREEFWTVFDEANRVQLKLTDVQHQMQSADPQQLDDLIHEMDRLQRRFESLDGYGLEARIEKILPEMGFGAEDGDRLVSAFSGGWQMRMSLGKILLQSPDLLLLDEPTNHLDLETIEWLEIYLKALNTPIVIVSHDREFLDRLCTQIVETERGVSTTYLGNYSAYLAQKEEAQLAQLSAYERQQKELEKQQAFVDRFRASATRSTQAKSREKQLDKVERIEAPTGHLRSLRFQFPPAPRSGREVVRIEDLVYAHNEDILFLGANLLIERGDRIAFLGPNGCGKSTLLRLIMGMIKPDEGTVAIGEHQVIPSYFEQNQAEALDLSKTVLDTIHDEVPDWTNEEVRTLLGTFLFSKDTVFKSVESLSGGEKARLALAKMLLRSANLLILDEPTNHLDIPAKEMLEEALCQYDGTLVLVSHDRYFISKVATKIVEIRDGELRLYRGDYHYYLDRLAEEKEKARLEAIAAEKVAKAEAKRDKQKQKQQSKRS